Proteins encoded by one window of Primulina huaijiensis isolate GDHJ02 chromosome 1, ASM1229523v2, whole genome shotgun sequence:
- the LOC140972710 gene encoding uncharacterized protein, which yields MYQGIVDSVVNGETRGSEIGHRVVLPASFIGGPRDMHKRYLDAISLVRAFGKPYLFITMTCNPEWKEIKDNLFVGQVAQDRPDLVSRVFHAKLFDLKDQILKKSIFGRVAAYVYVIEFRKRGLPHCHMLIILAIDCKINSSDMFDSYVVAEIPDPAKFPKLFHLVSRHMMHGPCGILNRKCPCMVDGRCKNHYPRLFSENSTRGRDGYPMYRRRNDGRTVTVRNCTLNSQWVVPYNPYLLYRYDCHINVEICSGLTSVKYLYKYIYKGHDKIYVHLSQHGSDTFIDEIRAFQDARWISAPESTWRIFEFDLNEISPPCINLPLHIPNKQCITFWNHQNLKKVLDPGNVGKTMLTEYFVACSSDAEARELSYLEFPHYYVWDRRTKIWNERRKRQVIGRLNLANPTEGERYYLRVLLLHVRGAVSFDDLLTVSGQTCFSFKEVAQRRGLLESDRSNFECLNEAMSFHMPCLAPCQSK from the coding sequence ATGTATCAAGGAATAGTTGATAGTGTTGTTAATGGGGAAACTCGTGGAAGTGAAATCGGACACCGTGTTGTTCTTCCTGCATCATTTATTGGAGGGCCTAGAGATATGCATAAGAGGTATCTTGATGCGATTTCTTTGGTAAGAGCGTTTGGGAAGCCATATTTGTTTATTACGATGACTTGTAATCCAGAATGGAAAGAAATTAAGGATAATCTTTTTGTTGGTCAAGTTGCTCAAGACCGCCCAGATTTAGTTTCACGCGTAtttcatgcaaaattatttgatttgaagGATCAAATTCTTAAAAAGTCTATATTTGGTCGTGTTGCTGCTTATGTCTATGTTATTGAGTTCCGGAAACGAGGCTTGCCACATTGTCATATGCTTATTATTTTGGCTATCGATTGCAAAATCAATTCATCCGATATGTTTGATTCTTATGTTGTTGCGGAGATCCCAGATCCAGCTAAATTCCCTAAGCTGTTTCATTTAGTCTCCAGACACATGATGCACGGTCCCTGTGGTATATTGAATAGAAAATGTCCTTGTATGGTTGATGGCCGATGCAAAAATCATTATCCCCGTTTGTTTTCAGAGAATTCAACGCGAGGTCGAGATGGATATCCCATGTATAGACGGAGAAATGATGGCCGAACTGTCACAGTCCGAAACTGTACGTTAAATTCACAGTGGGTTGTTCCTTATAATCCCTACTTGTTGTATAGGTATGATTGCCATATTAATGTTGAGATCTGTTCAGGGCTCACATCGGTAAAATATCtatataagtatatatataaaggTCATGATAAGATATATGTTCATCTCTCACAACACGGTTCAGACACCTTCATCGACGAGATAAGAGCATTCCAAGATGCTCGTTGGATTTCTGCTCCGGAATCAACGTGGAGAATTTTTGAATTCGATTTGAATGAGATATCTCCTCCGTGTATTAATTTGCCCTTACATATACCTAATAAACAATGTATTACCTTTTGGAATCACCAGAACTTGAAAAAGGTGTTGGACCCAGGTAATGTTGGCAAAACTATGCTAACTGAGTATTTTGTGGCATGCTCAAGTGATGCTGAAGCTAGAGAATTATCGTATTTAGAGTTCCCACATTATTATGTTTGGGATAGGAGGACCAAGATATGGAATGAAAGGAGAAAAAGACAGGTAATAGGCCGTTTAAATTTAGCAAATCCTACAGAAGGAGAGAGATATTATCTACGAGTGCTGCTGCTTCACGTTCGTGGAGCCGTCTCCTTTGATGATTTACTCACTGTTAGTGGACAGACATGCTTCTCTTTCAAGGAAGTAGCTCAGCGTAGGGGTTTGCTAGAGTCCGATCGTAGTAATTTTGAGTGTTTAAACGAAGCTATGAGTTTTCACATGCCATGTCTTGCTCCGTGTCAAAGTAAATAA